The proteins below are encoded in one region of Ereboglobus luteus:
- a CDS encoding CinA family nicotinamide mononucleotide deamidase-related protein yields the protein MRHFELLTLGDELLLGLVGNSHVTFIGSQLARRGVMLQRNITLGDDAGAIARQFAESWRAADVVITTGGLGPTCDDRTREAVARELGQKLVHDENVERALRERFERFGMCMTANNLKQAQRPERAEILHNPNGTAPGLWVEQDGKVLCMLPGPPNELRPMFTEQVMPRLARLGFIAGEEAYVQMRTIGVGESLLETKLQPVFDSHGASDPARLSVAYCAHPGAVDCRISSPGGLLSRTQLENIACECTAQLGENLLCVGHDELPRVVARLLVANKRLLAIAEDATGGMLANCFNDIPELNHFFAGAAVCHTHESKMQLIDVPEEVLLQHDGASDEGAIAMATGAAERMGADYALAITGFEYNSRAGNEHGGPVHIGMYSPHGAWAKTVTYPGPPLALRQRALTAALDWLRRELLKEKNTQS from the coding sequence ATGCGACATTTTGAACTTCTTACCCTTGGCGACGAATTGCTGCTCGGCTTGGTTGGCAACAGCCACGTCACATTCATCGGTTCGCAACTCGCCCGGCGCGGTGTGATGCTGCAACGCAACATCACCTTGGGCGACGACGCCGGCGCGATCGCGCGGCAGTTTGCCGAAAGCTGGCGCGCCGCCGACGTGGTCATCACGACCGGCGGGCTCGGACCCACTTGCGACGACCGCACGCGCGAGGCCGTCGCGCGGGAACTCGGCCAAAAACTCGTGCACGACGAAAATGTGGAGCGCGCCCTTCGCGAGCGATTCGAACGTTTCGGGATGTGCATGACGGCGAACAATCTCAAGCAGGCCCAGCGTCCCGAGCGCGCCGAGATTTTGCACAATCCGAACGGCACCGCGCCCGGCCTCTGGGTCGAACAGGATGGCAAGGTGCTTTGCATGCTGCCCGGCCCTCCAAACGAGCTGCGCCCCATGTTCACCGAGCAGGTGATGCCGCGCCTCGCGCGCCTCGGTTTCATCGCGGGCGAGGAGGCGTATGTGCAAATGCGCACAATCGGCGTCGGCGAATCGCTTCTCGAAACAAAATTGCAGCCCGTCTTTGACAGTCATGGCGCATCCGATCCCGCGAGGCTGAGCGTGGCGTATTGCGCGCATCCCGGCGCGGTGGATTGCCGCATCAGCTCGCCCGGCGGTTTGCTTTCGCGCACGCAGCTTGAAAACATCGCATGCGAATGCACGGCGCAGCTCGGCGAGAATCTGTTGTGCGTCGGCCACGATGAACTGCCCCGGGTCGTGGCGCGCCTGCTCGTCGCCAACAAGAGACTGCTGGCCATCGCCGAGGACGCCACCGGCGGAATGCTCGCAAACTGCTTCAACGACATTCCCGAGTTGAATCATTTTTTTGCGGGCGCCGCCGTCTGCCATACGCACGAATCGAAAATGCAGCTCATCGACGTGCCGGAGGAAGTGCTGCTCCAGCACGACGGCGCGAGCGACGAGGGGGCCATCGCGATGGCGACCGGCGCCGCCGAGCGCATGGGCGCCGACTACGCGCTCGCGATAACAGGATTTGAATACAATTCGCGCGCCGGCAACGAACACGGCGGCCCGGTTCACATCGGCATGTATTCACCGCATGGCGCATGGGCCAAAACCGTGACCTATCCCGGTCCGCCGCTCGCCCTCCGCCAGCGCGCCCTTACCGCCGCGCTCGACTGGCTGCGTCGGGAGTTGTTAAAAGAAAAAAACACCCAGTCATAA